The proteins below are encoded in one region of Rhodoflexus caldus:
- a CDS encoding protein phosphatase 2C domain-containing protein, giving the protein MNFKNATASVIGSSHYKLYYNNQDSYSFYQDRTCILGVVADGCGSGSNSEVGAKLGVDFVVNFCKKNFSRNPFDKNLLENALIEY; this is encoded by the coding sequence ATGAACTTTAAAAATGCAACTGCTTCTGTAATTGGAAGTTCCCACTACAAATTATATTACAACAACCAAGACAGTTACAGTTTTTATCAAGACAGAACTTGTATTTTGGGAGTTGTGGCAGATGGTTGTGGTTCAGGCTCAAATAGTGAAGTCGGAGCAAAATTGGGCGTTGATTTTGTAGTAAATTTTTGTAAAAAAAACTTTTCTCGTAATCCTTTTGACAAAAACTTATTAGAAAATGCTCTGATTGAATATTAG